A DNA window from Streptomyces sp. 71268 contains the following coding sequences:
- a CDS encoding L,D-transpeptidase yields MRPVRLPRAVAALAATALLCAATALAGAAPASAATAHADADGAACTAPSGPYQRPLEKHLGRPVDGRQSAADCRAIRAFQAKHGTARTDGYADLGTYRTLVAVQAAHRPNASGHCPVRSFRVTCVDMDRQLLWVQTGDRLDFGPVPIRTGRDAQETRPGWHTIYSRSKDHVSTLYANAPMPYAQFFDGGQALHGRPGDLFDGGGSAGCVNLTVKDAATLWDLLHLKDRVYVWGTKPGTAD; encoded by the coding sequence GTGCGCCCTGTCCGTCTCCCCCGTGCCGTGGCCGCTCTCGCGGCCACGGCACTCCTCTGTGCGGCGACGGCGCTGGCCGGCGCCGCACCTGCCTCCGCTGCCACGGCCCACGCTGACGCCGACGGCGCCGCGTGCACCGCGCCCAGCGGGCCCTATCAGCGCCCGCTGGAGAAGCACCTGGGTCGGCCCGTCGACGGCCGACAGTCAGCCGCGGACTGCCGGGCCATCCGCGCTTTCCAGGCCAAGCACGGCACCGCGCGCACGGACGGCTATGCCGACCTCGGCACGTATCGCACGCTTGTCGCGGTGCAGGCCGCGCACCGCCCGAATGCCTCTGGTCACTGCCCGGTTCGCTCCTTCCGCGTCACCTGCGTTGACATGGACCGACAGTTGCTCTGGGTGCAGACCGGCGACCGGCTGGACTTCGGACCCGTGCCGATCCGCACCGGCCGGGACGCCCAGGAGACCCGGCCGGGCTGGCACACGATCTACTCCCGCAGCAAGGACCACGTCTCCACCCTCTACGCCAACGCCCCCATGCCGTACGCCCAGTTCTTCGACGGAGGCCAGGCGCTGCACGGCCGGCCCGGCGACCTCTTCGACGGCGGCGGCTCGGCCGGCTGCGTGAACCTGACCGTCAAGGACGCGGCGACGCTGTGGGACCTCCTACACCTCAAGGACCGCGTCTACGTCTGGGGCACCAAGCCCGGCACGGCCGACTGA
- a CDS encoding PspC domain-containing protein, which produces MTDAPTAEDGAASSPATPGGATATEPGPPAREPLRRSREHKVISGVCGGLGRYCDLDPVIFRVVLAVLGAAGGLGLVAYGFAWLLIPSYGEDENEGRRLLSGRVEGPALTAVLAALVGCGLFLSMLNNGSVVGFAMMVSLAAAGAGYWSRHRRHAEGDGPVDPATAQAVADAPPETQAPPVPGSPSWWRDPIVKDGTTGLPGATRPVTVTAYLWGPDDTPYERRAGSSASPPPAPRGEGIGGRTFLLATCAAVIGASTTWSTKPLGTSLEIGLACALAVFGVGLAVSSLYGRTSGGTMVSVVLTAALLAGAAALPKSVTADWRERTWQATEPAGLRDRYELGTGYAKLDLTKLRPGRGRTLGTHASVGAGKLRVTVPADVQLRLTVAVGFGDIQLPGERGDDVDVAPRRSREVTIQPQAGGKPLPAAKTRGTLVLDLDVGVGQVAVVRP; this is translated from the coding sequence ATGACCGATGCACCCACCGCCGAGGACGGCGCCGCGAGCTCCCCGGCGACGCCCGGCGGCGCCACGGCCACCGAGCCAGGGCCGCCCGCGCGCGAGCCGCTGCGGCGCAGCCGTGAGCACAAGGTGATCTCGGGCGTGTGCGGGGGCCTCGGCCGGTACTGCGACCTGGACCCGGTCATCTTCCGCGTGGTCCTCGCCGTGCTCGGCGCGGCGGGCGGCCTCGGCCTGGTCGCGTACGGCTTCGCCTGGCTGCTCATCCCGAGCTACGGGGAGGATGAGAACGAGGGCCGGCGGCTGCTGTCCGGCCGCGTCGAGGGCCCGGCGCTGACCGCCGTGTTGGCCGCCCTGGTCGGGTGCGGACTGTTCCTGTCGATGCTCAACAACGGCAGCGTCGTGGGCTTCGCGATGATGGTCTCGCTGGCCGCGGCCGGCGCGGGGTACTGGTCGCGGCACCGGCGACACGCGGAGGGTGACGGCCCGGTGGACCCGGCGACGGCGCAGGCGGTCGCCGACGCGCCGCCCGAGACACAGGCCCCGCCCGTGCCCGGCTCCCCGTCCTGGTGGCGCGACCCGATCGTCAAGGACGGCACGACGGGGCTGCCGGGCGCCACCCGCCCCGTGACGGTCACGGCCTACCTGTGGGGCCCCGACGACACCCCGTACGAGCGGCGCGCGGGCTCCTCCGCCAGCCCGCCGCCCGCCCCACGCGGCGAGGGGATCGGCGGCCGGACGTTCCTGCTGGCCACGTGCGCCGCCGTGATCGGTGCCAGCACCACCTGGAGCACCAAGCCACTCGGCACCAGCCTGGAGATAGGGCTGGCGTGCGCGCTGGCGGTGTTCGGCGTCGGGCTCGCCGTCAGCAGCCTGTACGGGCGCACCAGCGGCGGCACGATGGTCTCCGTGGTGCTGACGGCCGCGCTGCTCGCGGGCGCCGCGGCGCTGCCGAAGTCGGTGACCGCCGACTGGCGCGAGCGCACCTGGCAGGCCACCGAGCCGGCCGGGCTGCGCGATCGGTACGAGCTGGGCACGGGGTACGCCAAGCTCGACCTGACCAAGCTGCGCCCGGGCCGCGGCCGTACGCTCGGCACGCACGCCTCGGTCGGCGCGGGCAAGTTGCGGGTCACGGTGCCCGCCGACGTGCAGCTGCGGCTCACGGTGGCGGTGGGCTTCGGCGACATCCAACTCCCGGGCGAGCGCGGGGACGACGTGGACGTGGCGCCCCGACGCTCGCGCGAGGTGACGATCCAGCCGCAGGCCGGCGGCAAGCCGCTGCCGGCGGCGAAGACACGCGGCACGCTGGTGCTCGATCTCGACGTGGGCGTGGGACAGGTGGCGGTGGTACGGCCATGA